A window from Chitinophaga filiformis encodes these proteins:
- a CDS encoding enoyl-ACP reductase produces the protein MAHNLLKGKKGIIFGALDEKSMAWSTALRCVEEGAEIVLTNAPIALRMGEINKLAELCKAPVIPADVTNMDDLKNLFTKSMEHFGGKIDFVLHSVGMSINMRKGRSYTDLDYDFSHKTFDISAMSLHRVLQTAYQLDALNEWASVVALTYIAAQRVFPDYSEMADAKSMLESVARSFGYHYGFKKKVRVNTISQSPTKTTAGSGVKGFDGFIGYAEKMSPLGNATAQQCADYCIAMFSDLTKMVTMQNLFHDGGFSFTGVSAEVIEQMEK, from the coding sequence ATGGCTCATAACTTATTAAAAGGAAAAAAAGGTATCATATTTGGTGCGTTGGACGAGAAGTCTATGGCTTGGAGCACAGCATTACGTTGTGTGGAAGAAGGCGCCGAAATTGTGCTGACCAATGCTCCTATAGCATTACGTATGGGAGAGATCAACAAACTGGCTGAATTGTGTAAGGCTCCTGTTATACCCGCTGATGTTACCAATATGGATGATCTGAAAAACCTTTTCACTAAATCCATGGAGCATTTTGGCGGCAAAATAGATTTCGTACTGCACTCTGTGGGTATGAGTATCAATATGCGTAAAGGCAGATCTTATACCGACCTGGATTACGATTTCTCTCACAAAACATTCGACATTTCTGCTATGTCCCTGCACCGTGTACTGCAGACTGCATACCAGCTGGATGCTTTGAATGAATGGGCTTCTGTAGTAGCGCTGACTTACATCGCTGCCCAGAGAGTGTTCCCTGACTACAGCGAAATGGCAGATGCCAAATCCATGCTGGAGTCAGTAGCACGCAGCTTCGGTTACCACTATGGTTTCAAGAAGAAAGTACGTGTGAACACCATCTCCCAGTCTCCTACCAAAACAACTGCCGGTAGCGGTGTGAAAGGTTTCGATGGTTTCATTGGCTATGCAGAAAAAATGAGCCCGCTGGGTAACGCTACCGCACAACAGTGTGCTGACTATTGTATCGCAATGTTCTCTGACCTGACCAAAATGGTAACTATGCAGAACCTGTTCCATGATGGTGGTTTCTCATTTACCGGTGTATCCGCAGAGGTAATTGAGCAGATGGAAAAATAA
- the gatC gene encoding Asp-tRNA(Asn)/Glu-tRNA(Gln) amidotransferase subunit GatC, producing MEVNEMLVQQLADLARLEFSEQEKKEIQGDLQRMITFVEKLNELDTTHVKPLLHLTADRNVLREDTVVPSITREEALKNAPAANEQYFKVPKVIKK from the coding sequence ATGGAAGTGAATGAGATGCTGGTACAGCAACTGGCAGACCTGGCAAGGCTCGAATTCAGCGAACAGGAGAAAAAAGAGATCCAGGGAGATCTTCAGCGGATGATCACCTTTGTGGAGAAACTGAATGAGCTGGACACAACTCACGTAAAACCATTATTACATCTGACGGCGGACAGAAACGTGCTGAGAGAAGATACTGTAGTCCCTTCCATAACCCGGGAAGAAGCTTTAAAGAATGCCCCCGCTGCCAACGAGCAATATTTCAAAGTGCCGAAAGTTATCAAGAAATAG
- the trpS gene encoding tryptophan--tRNA ligase, giving the protein MATSKEIVVSGIRSTGYLHLGNYFGAIRNYIRMQETFNCYFFVADWHSLTTHPDPKDLRANVFRVLAENIASGLDPEKVALYVQSDVPEIAELYLLLNMMAYKGELEKVPTFKDKVRLQPENVNAGLLTYPVLMSADILIHRAVKVPVGKDQEQHLEMARNYAQRFNNRYGELFPEPVAFNFGDNLVKIPSLDGKGKMSKSENQMATLYLSDSDELIREKMKKAKTDSGTGGPGSPMPETIENLFLLMEQVSTPDVIKHFRDTYDNQTIRYGDMKKQLGDDMVNFIAPIREKAFALQNDPTYLNRIMKEGAEKARESAAQTLQQARKLIGIHYY; this is encoded by the coding sequence ATGGCTACATCAAAAGAAATAGTGGTGAGCGGTATCCGCTCCACCGGGTATTTACACTTAGGCAATTATTTTGGCGCTATCCGCAACTACATCAGGATGCAGGAAACATTCAACTGTTATTTTTTTGTAGCTGACTGGCATTCCCTTACCACCCATCCTGATCCTAAAGACCTGCGCGCCAATGTTTTCCGCGTGCTGGCAGAAAATATTGCGTCCGGCCTGGACCCTGAAAAGGTGGCCCTGTACGTACAGAGCGACGTTCCCGAGATCGCAGAACTGTATCTGTTACTCAATATGATGGCTTATAAGGGGGAACTTGAAAAAGTACCCACCTTTAAAGATAAAGTGCGCCTGCAGCCGGAAAATGTGAACGCAGGGCTGCTGACTTATCCTGTACTGATGAGTGCAGATATACTCATTCATCGTGCTGTGAAAGTACCGGTAGGTAAAGATCAGGAACAGCACCTGGAAATGGCACGCAATTATGCACAGCGTTTCAACAACCGTTATGGTGAGCTGTTCCCTGAACCTGTAGCATTCAACTTTGGAGATAACCTTGTTAAGATACCGAGTTTGGATGGCAAGGGTAAAATGAGTAAGAGCGAAAACCAGATGGCTACGCTGTACCTTTCAGACTCAGATGAACTGATCCGGGAAAAAATGAAAAAAGCGAAGACTGACAGCGGAACCGGAGGACCAGGATCGCCCATGCCGGAAACAATAGAAAACCTCTTCCTGCTGATGGAACAGGTAAGCACCCCGGATGTGATCAAGCATTTCCGCGATACCTACGATAATCAGACTATCCGTTACGGAGATATGAAAAAGCAATTGGGAGATGACATGGTGAATTTTATCGCCCCCATCAGGGAGAAAGCATTCGCTTTACAGAACGATCCGACTTACCTGAACCGTATCATGAAAGAAGGCGCGGAAAAAGCCAGGGAAAGTGCGGCACAAACTTTGCAACAAGCGAGGAAACTCATTGGAATTCACTACTATTAA
- a CDS encoding ABC transporter ATP-binding protein, translating to MRPNSVIHLEHIRKSYFIGKNELPVLKGIDLDIFKNEYVALMGPSGSGKSTLMNMLGCLDTPTSGRYILSGHDVSKMEDDALARVRNKEIGFVFQQFNLMPRLSALENVAVPLIYAGISKKEREDKARFMLERVGLGQRYKHKPNELSGGQCQRVAIARALVNDPSLILADEPTGNLDTKTSIEIMEIFGKIHASGNTVVLVTHEEDIAAHARRVVRLRDGLIESDRKNEEVLEDTVKSNQ from the coding sequence ATGCGCCCAAATTCCGTCATCCATTTGGAACATATCCGTAAAAGCTACTTCATTGGCAAAAATGAACTACCCGTACTGAAAGGTATTGACCTGGACATTTTTAAAAATGAGTACGTAGCGCTGATGGGCCCTTCAGGCTCCGGCAAATCCACGCTCATGAACATGCTGGGCTGCCTTGATACGCCTACCAGCGGCAGGTATATACTGAGTGGTCATGACGTAAGCAAAATGGAAGATGATGCCCTGGCAAGGGTACGCAACAAGGAGATCGGGTTCGTATTCCAGCAGTTCAACCTGATGCCACGTCTCAGCGCACTGGAAAACGTGGCCGTTCCACTGATCTATGCCGGTATCTCCAAAAAGGAACGGGAAGACAAAGCCCGGTTCATGCTGGAAAGGGTAGGTCTTGGACAGCGTTACAAACATAAACCCAATGAACTTTCCGGTGGTCAGTGTCAGCGTGTGGCCATTGCCCGCGCCCTGGTCAATGATCCGTCCCTGATACTGGCAGATGAACCTACCGGTAACCTGGATACCAAGACCTCTATTGAGATCATGGAAATATTCGGAAAAATACATGCTTCCGGCAATACGGTGGTGCTTGTAACCCATGAGGAGGATATAGCAGCCCATGCCCGCCGCGTAGTGCGCCTTCGTGACGGCCTGATAGAGTCTGACAGGAAGAATGAGGAAGTACTCGAAGACACCGTAAAATCCAATCAGTAA
- a CDS encoding zinc ribbon domain-containing protein, with protein MATVKEYSVEEKLASVLRLQKMDSRLDEIQVLKGELPMEVKDLEDEIEGLNTRLSHVEDEIRGIQDFIANKKAAIKESEALMKKYEKQQDNVKNNREFEAITKEIEMQSLEIKLAEKHIKDANEEVKDKSRNLDSAKRLIADKEANLKHKKGELEKIIAETEKEEKAFRKQSDEARTKVEARLLAAYEKIRTNYRNGLAVVTISRDSCGGCFNAIPPQRQAEIRQRKKIIVCEHCGRILVDNDLDATVTI; from the coding sequence ATGGCTACTGTAAAAGAATACTCCGTAGAAGAAAAATTGGCGTCTGTACTTAGGCTACAGAAGATGGACTCCAGACTGGATGAGATCCAGGTGTTGAAGGGAGAGTTGCCAATGGAAGTAAAGGATCTGGAAGATGAGATCGAAGGGCTGAACACCCGTTTGTCTCATGTAGAGGACGAAATCCGTGGCATCCAGGACTTTATTGCCAACAAGAAGGCGGCGATTAAAGAGTCAGAGGCCCTGATGAAGAAATACGAGAAGCAACAGGATAACGTTAAGAATAATCGTGAGTTCGAAGCTATCACCAAAGAGATCGAAATGCAGTCGCTGGAGATCAAACTGGCTGAGAAGCATATTAAAGATGCGAACGAAGAGGTGAAGGACAAGAGCCGTAACCTGGATAGCGCCAAGAGACTGATCGCTGACAAGGAGGCTAACCTGAAGCACAAGAAAGGTGAGCTGGAAAAGATCATCGCTGAGACCGAGAAAGAAGAGAAAGCTTTCCGCAAGCAGAGCGACGAAGCCCGCACCAAAGTAGAAGCCCGTTTACTGGCAGCTTACGAGAAGATCCGCACCAACTACCGCAATGGTCTGGCTGTGGTGACCATCTCCCGCGATTCCTGTGGGGGTTGTTTCAACGCTATTCCTCCTCAACGCCAGGCTGAGATCCGTCAGCGTAAGAAGATCATCGTTTGCGAGCATTGTGGCCGTATCCTGGTTGATAATGACCTGGACGCAACCGTGACTATCTAA
- the recN gene encoding DNA repair protein RecN: MLQKLTIKNYAIIDHLEVDFSGNLNVITGETGAGKSIVLGALSLILGERADPGMLLDKEAKCVIEGAFKVKKSQVAAFFQQYELDMEDQLIIRREISAAGKSRAFVNDTPVNLNQLTELSQYLVDLHQQFDTLELEKSDFQREVLDALVNQPAVMQQYQQQFQRYSQVQRQLKQLKDQRDSANKELDYNKFLLDELSDAAFASNEIEELDAELKVLSHAEEIRNTLSRVYFQLNEDEQPILQQLKQIQSSIQALAAFHKDAPAVAQRLQSAYVELQDISSEIGHMNDQVQFDGARIELVNERLSTGYKLLKKHGVQTTAELLQIQEKLTNSVEGALNMDEKLAALEAELEVLRADLQQQADTITAARVAAAGPFEEKVNALLAQVGMPNARLKASIAQGGLNPYGQDTIEFLFDANKSGQFAPIRKVASGGELSRLMLCIKSLVARSVALPTLIFDEIDTGISGEAARQVSFIMEDMARGHQIICITHQPQIAGKADAHYFVFKDARDGKVTTNVRLLTREERINKIAQMLSGEKPTAAALENARELVK; encoded by the coding sequence ATGCTACAGAAACTAACTATCAAGAATTACGCGATCATTGACCACCTGGAGGTGGATTTCTCCGGTAACCTGAATGTAATTACGGGGGAAACAGGGGCCGGTAAGTCGATCGTGCTGGGTGCATTGTCATTAATATTGGGAGAGCGTGCTGACCCTGGAATGCTGCTTGACAAAGAAGCAAAGTGTGTGATAGAGGGTGCATTTAAAGTTAAAAAATCGCAGGTGGCGGCTTTCTTTCAGCAGTACGAGCTGGATATGGAAGATCAGCTGATCATCCGCAGGGAGATCAGTGCTGCCGGGAAGTCGCGTGCATTTGTCAATGATACACCTGTTAATCTGAACCAGCTTACAGAGTTAAGCCAGTACCTGGTAGACCTCCATCAGCAGTTTGATACGCTGGAACTGGAAAAGTCCGATTTCCAGCGCGAAGTACTCGATGCGCTGGTAAACCAGCCTGCGGTAATGCAACAATACCAGCAGCAGTTCCAGCGCTATTCACAGGTACAGCGACAGCTGAAGCAGCTGAAAGACCAGCGGGACAGCGCCAATAAGGAGCTGGACTATAATAAGTTCCTGCTCGATGAGCTGTCGGATGCGGCATTCGCATCTAACGAGATCGAAGAGCTGGACGCAGAACTGAAGGTATTAAGCCATGCGGAAGAGATCCGTAACACGCTGAGCCGTGTATATTTCCAGCTGAATGAAGATGAACAACCCATCCTTCAGCAACTGAAACAGATACAGTCTTCCATACAGGCCCTGGCAGCTTTCCATAAAGACGCTCCGGCGGTAGCGCAAAGGCTGCAGTCGGCCTATGTGGAACTACAGGATATTTCGTCAGAAATAGGCCATATGAACGATCAGGTGCAGTTTGATGGTGCCCGTATAGAGTTGGTGAACGAAAGGCTGTCAACAGGCTATAAACTGCTGAAAAAGCATGGTGTGCAGACAACGGCAGAACTGTTACAGATCCAGGAGAAGCTGACCAATAGCGTGGAAGGTGCACTGAACATGGATGAAAAGCTGGCAGCCCTGGAAGCTGAACTGGAAGTATTGCGGGCCGACCTGCAGCAGCAGGCTGATACGATCACGGCTGCACGTGTGGCAGCTGCGGGGCCTTTTGAAGAAAAGGTGAACGCCCTGCTGGCACAGGTAGGTATGCCGAATGCCCGCCTGAAGGCCTCCATTGCACAGGGAGGGCTGAACCCTTACGGACAGGACACTATCGAATTCCTCTTCGACGCCAATAAAAGCGGACAATTCGCGCCAATCAGGAAGGTGGCCTCCGGTGGTGAGCTGAGCAGGTTGATGTTATGCATCAAATCGCTGGTAGCCCGGTCAGTAGCCCTGCCAACCCTGATATTCGACGAAATTGATACTGGTATCTCCGGGGAAGCGGCCCGTCAGGTCAGTTTTATCATGGAAGATATGGCCCGCGGTCACCAGATCATCTGCATCACCCACCAGCCGCAGATTGCCGGCAAGGCAGACGCCCACTACTTTGTGTTCAAGGACGCCCGTGATGGTAAGGTAACTACCAATGTGAGGCTGCTGACAAGGGAAGAGCGCATCAATAAAATTGCCCAGATGCTGAGCGGGGAGAAGCCTACGGCAGCGGCGCTGGAAAATGCAAGGGAGCTGGTGAAATAG
- a CDS encoding DUF2795 domain-containing protein — protein MYWTLELASYLEDAPWPATKDELIDYAIRSGAPIEVIENLQELEDEGEIYEGIEDIWSDYPSQDDFFFNEDEY, from the coding sequence ATGTACTGGACCTTAGAATTAGCTTCATACCTGGAGGATGCTCCATGGCCAGCTACGAAAGACGAATTAATAGATTACGCCATCCGCTCCGGTGCACCGATTGAAGTGATAGAGAACCTGCAGGAACTGGAAGACGAGGGGGAAATTTATGAGGGAATAGAAGATATTTGGTCTGATTACCCGTCGCAAGACGACTTTTTCTTCAACGAAGATGAGTATTAG
- a CDS encoding cob(I)yrinic acid a,c-diamide adenosyltransferase, giving the protein MSFKIYTKTGDQGKTALIGGTKVPKSDLRIDAYGTVDELNSYIGLVSDHLSAYDDTVTLLREIQDRLFTIGSSLACDPEKDTKMRIPDLHAADITLLENNIDKMNEVLPEMKSFIIPGGHVTVSTCHIARCVCRRAERLCVGLQEQQQFIEPLVLQYLNRLSDYLFVLARWAGHQLQVAEIPWKARM; this is encoded by the coding sequence ATGTCATTTAAGATCTACACCAAAACAGGCGATCAGGGTAAAACAGCCCTGATCGGAGGTACCAAAGTGCCTAAAAGTGACCTTCGCATAGACGCCTACGGTACAGTAGACGAGCTCAATTCCTACATTGGCCTGGTAAGCGACCACCTGTCTGCCTATGACGATACGGTGACCCTGCTGCGGGAGATCCAGGACCGTCTTTTTACGATCGGCTCTTCCCTGGCCTGCGATCCAGAGAAGGATACCAAAATGCGTATTCCCGACCTCCATGCGGCCGATATTACATTGCTGGAAAATAATATAGATAAGATGAATGAAGTGTTGCCGGAAATGAAGTCATTCATTATTCCCGGTGGCCATGTAACAGTATCTACCTGCCATATTGCGCGCTGTGTATGCCGCAGGGCGGAGCGCCTCTGTGTGGGACTGCAGGAGCAGCAGCAGTTCATTGAACCGCTGGTGCTGCAATATCTGAACCGGCTGAGCGATTATCTGTTTGTACTGGCCCGCTGGGCAGGGCACCAGTTACAGGTGGCGGAAATACCCTGGAAGGCAAGGATGTAA
- a CDS encoding Nif3-like dinuclear metal center hexameric protein, giving the protein MKIRNITNTIAAFAPLQYQESYDNAGLLFGSPDWELTGVLLTLDATEAVIDEAIARKCNLVVAHHPIVFGGLKKINGNNYVERVAIKAIKNDIAVYAAHTNLDNVRNGVCEMMARKLALQHCSVLSPKRELLRKLYTFVPQADAEKVRTALFAAGAGHIGAYSECSYNGEGTGTFRGGEGTNPYVGKVGERHYEAETKVEVIFPVYLEQYVIKALHDSHPYEEVAYDIVKLENAYGEVGSGLVGYLKEPMDEETFLRWVKQQFDTGCVRYTPLRGRPVKKVALCGGAGSFLLKKAISAGADAYISADFKYHEFFDAENQIVIADVGHFESEQFTVELFYHILTEKFPNFAPLKSTIRTNPVNYL; this is encoded by the coding sequence ATGAAGATCAGGAATATAACCAATACTATAGCGGCATTCGCGCCATTACAATACCAGGAAAGTTATGACAACGCCGGACTGCTCTTTGGCAGCCCCGATTGGGAGCTTACCGGTGTGTTGCTGACGCTGGATGCTACCGAAGCCGTAATAGACGAGGCGATTGCCAGGAAATGTAACCTGGTGGTGGCCCATCATCCCATTGTCTTCGGCGGACTGAAAAAGATCAATGGTAATAACTATGTGGAAAGGGTGGCTATTAAAGCCATCAAAAATGACATCGCTGTTTATGCCGCCCATACCAACCTCGATAATGTAAGGAACGGGGTCTGTGAGATGATGGCGCGGAAGCTGGCCTTGCAGCATTGCAGTGTATTATCGCCCAAGAGAGAGTTGCTGCGCAAGCTTTATACATTTGTGCCACAGGCAGATGCCGAAAAGGTACGCACTGCCCTCTTTGCAGCCGGTGCCGGACATATTGGCGCTTACAGCGAGTGTAGTTACAATGGAGAAGGTACAGGGACTTTCAGGGGAGGAGAAGGCACCAATCCCTATGTGGGCAAGGTGGGAGAACGTCACTACGAAGCGGAAACAAAGGTAGAGGTGATATTTCCTGTATATTTGGAACAATATGTGATAAAGGCATTACATGACAGTCATCCGTATGAAGAAGTGGCCTACGATATCGTGAAGCTGGAAAATGCATATGGAGAGGTAGGCTCGGGGCTGGTCGGATACCTGAAAGAGCCGATGGACGAGGAAACTTTCCTGCGCTGGGTGAAACAGCAGTTCGACACGGGATGTGTGAGGTATACGCCACTGAGGGGAAGGCCCGTTAAAAAAGTGGCTCTTTGCGGGGGAGCGGGCAGTTTTCTCCTGAAAAAGGCAATATCAGCAGGGGCAGATGCCTATATTTCAGCCGACTTTAAATACCATGAATTTTTCGATGCTGAAAATCAAATAGTTATAGCGGATGTAGGACATTTCGAGAGCGAGCAGTTTACGGTTGAATTATTTTATCATATATTGACCGAAAAATTCCCTAATTTTGCGCCTCTTAAATCTACAATTCGTACAAATCCGGTAAATTACTTATAA
- a CDS encoding tetratricopeptide repeat protein — translation MRTSFLLAFILSISFSVTARQKVFDFNIRCQQAYDAIMQLRLDAGTALLEEEKKANPDNLIPYFLENYTDFFTLFFNEDPALYAQRKPLRAERLARMEEGPSNSPYYLYTQAAIRFQWGMIRVKFSERWDAVWDIRKAYLLLKDNQKKFPQFLPNNMLAGSMQTVFGTIPEGFRWISNTLGMKGSIREGMQLVQQVIDSNTEVARLFREEACYYYCYLKLFIENKPEDVWGFIQKYKLDTKNNYLFALMVANIAMNNQKASLGIKVLTERNDSVQYEEIPYVYYLLGQLKLCRQDEDANVYLLKFVDRFKGKFYLKEGLQRLSWYYYLHGNMDAANKYRNMILSRGNTETDADKQALKDAKSGKWPNALLLKARLLSDGGYFQDALKLLQTKKAADFGSMEEKLEYAYRLGRIYDEMGQDDNAIIMYEVTVRTGANRPEYFAARASLQMGYIYEKRNDKTKAQKCYQACLDMKGHDYKNSLDQRAKAGLQRLNGG, via the coding sequence ATGCGCACATCATTCCTGCTGGCATTCATTTTAAGTATTTCGTTTTCGGTAACAGCACGGCAAAAGGTTTTCGACTTCAATATCCGTTGTCAGCAAGCCTATGACGCTATCATGCAGCTGCGCCTCGACGCCGGAACTGCCCTGTTGGAAGAGGAGAAAAAGGCGAACCCCGACAACCTCATCCCGTATTTCCTGGAAAATTATACAGATTTCTTTACGCTCTTCTTTAATGAAGACCCGGCATTGTATGCGCAGAGAAAGCCTCTGAGGGCCGAACGGCTTGCACGCATGGAAGAAGGGCCTTCCAACTCACCTTATTATCTCTACACCCAGGCAGCGATCCGTTTCCAGTGGGGAATGATCCGTGTAAAGTTTAGTGAACGCTGGGATGCCGTATGGGACATCCGTAAGGCATACCTGTTGTTAAAAGACAACCAGAAGAAATTTCCCCAGTTCCTGCCCAACAACATGCTGGCGGGATCTATGCAAACTGTTTTTGGTACCATTCCTGAAGGTTTCCGCTGGATATCCAATACACTTGGCATGAAAGGAAGCATCCGTGAAGGTATGCAGCTGGTGCAGCAGGTGATAGACAGTAATACGGAAGTGGCCAGGTTATTCAGAGAGGAAGCCTGTTATTATTACTGCTACCTGAAATTGTTCATAGAGAACAAGCCGGAAGACGTATGGGGGTTTATCCAGAAGTATAAGCTGGATACGAAGAATAACTACCTCTTTGCCCTGATGGTGGCCAATATTGCGATGAATAACCAGAAGGCCTCATTGGGTATTAAAGTGCTGACAGAGCGCAATGACAGTGTACAGTATGAAGAGATCCCGTATGTATATTACCTGCTGGGACAATTGAAACTGTGCCGGCAGGATGAAGATGCCAATGTCTATCTGCTGAAATTCGTTGACCGGTTTAAAGGAAAGTTTTACCTCAAGGAAGGGCTGCAACGCCTTAGCTGGTATTATTACCTGCATGGTAATATGGATGCCGCCAATAAATACCGTAACATGATCCTCAGCAGGGGAAATACGGAAACCGATGCAGACAAGCAGGCATTAAAAGACGCCAAAAGCGGTAAATGGCCGAATGCACTTTTACTAAAGGCCCGTTTGCTGAGCGATGGCGGTTATTTCCAGGATGCGCTGAAATTGTTGCAAACGAAGAAGGCAGCTGATTTCGGGTCAATGGAAGAAAAGCTGGAATATGCTTACCGCCTGGGGCGTATCTATGATGAAATGGGCCAGGACGACAATGCCATTATCATGTATGAGGTAACGGTGAGAACGGGAGCCAACAGGCCGGAATACTTTGCGGCGAGAGCTTCTTTACAGATGGGATATATCTACGAGAAAAGGAATGATAAGACGAAGGCGCAGAAATGCTACCAGGCCTGTCTGGATATGAAAGGACACGACTATAAAAATTCACTCGATCAGCGGGCGAAGGCAGGCTTGCAACGTTTAAATGGTGGTTGA
- a CDS encoding ABC transporter ATP-binding protein produces the protein MLTARNLTKNYSNLHVLKGVSISVSKGEIVTIVGSSGAGKSTLLHILGTLDTPSSGEIWLNNTNLGLLKGNALADFRNKHMGFIFQFHHLLPEFTALENVCIPGYIAGTRKAAVKERAAFLLETLGLSDRLEHKPNQLSGGEQQRVAVARALINQPDIVMADEPTGNLDSKNARELHQLFIELRDKFQQTFIIVTHNEELAPMSDRQLVMKDGGIVGEQS, from the coding sequence ATGCTAACCGCACGCAATCTTACCAAAAATTATTCCAACTTACACGTCCTGAAAGGTGTAAGCATATCTGTATCCAAAGGGGAGATCGTTACTATCGTAGGGTCTTCCGGTGCTGGCAAAAGTACGCTTTTGCATATACTCGGAACGCTGGATACCCCCAGTTCCGGCGAAATCTGGCTGAATAACACTAACCTGGGACTGCTGAAAGGGAACGCATTGGCTGATTTCAGGAACAAACATATGGGTTTCATCTTTCAGTTTCACCACCTTTTACCGGAGTTTACTGCTTTAGAAAACGTCTGTATCCCCGGGTATATTGCGGGTACCCGCAAAGCGGCGGTAAAAGAAAGGGCAGCCTTCCTGCTGGAGACCCTGGGCCTGTCAGACAGGCTGGAACACAAGCCCAACCAGTTATCGGGAGGGGAGCAGCAGCGCGTGGCGGTAGCCAGGGCCCTGATCAACCAGCCGGATATTGTCATGGCCGACGAACCTACGGGCAACCTGGACTCTAAAAATGCCCGGGAACTGCATCAGCTGTTCATTGAATTGCGGGATAAGTTCCAGCAGACCTTTATCATTGTTACCCACAACGAAGAGCTTGCTCCGATGAGCGACAGGCAATTGGTAATGAAAGACGGGGGAATAGTAGGGGAGCAGTCATAG